From a region of the Flavobacterium sediminilitoris genome:
- the rnr gene encoding ribonuclease R, which translates to MNKKPRKMGKKSKDFTAQIFKILSKEPSKSFNYKQIAAILELKDTKSRNEIIRDLKVLKAQDKIHETEIGKYQVISKAEYYEGYLDMNSRKSGYFVCDELEEDVYVPKQNLNHALDKDKVKVYVYNRRSSRKPEAEVLEILERAKTEFVGVIDIQKNFAFVTTTNAKMYTDIFIPKNKLGEAQNGDVVLVEMEDWPKKADSPFGKVIKVLGKPGEHNTEIHAILAEYGLPYDFPIEVEAYANKIDTSITTEEIAKRRDMRNVLTFTIDPKDAKDFDDALSFQVLDNGNYEIGVHIADVSHYLQEGTILDEEAYNRATSVYLVDRVVPMLPEVLSNFACSLRPHEEKYTFSAVFQLNNKAEVIDSWFGRTVIYSDQRFSYEEAQSIIESKSDIIPAEISLTGKEYRVPQPIVEATLKQDELAKILRRKRMSNGAISFDKVEVKFHLNQEAEPTGVYFKVAKDANHLIEEFMLLANRKVAEFIGKQKKTFVYRIHDEPNEDKLMNLQAVISKFGYSINFKSKKDISSSLNSLLTEVQGKKEQNLVDTLAIRTMSKAVYSTENIGHYGLAFDYYSHFTSPIRRYPDVMAHRLLQHYLDGGKSVSEEDYEAKCHHSSDMENLAAQAERDSIKYMQVKYMQDHKDEEFLGVISGVTEWGIYVEIIENKCEGMCRIREIKDDYYTFDDKQYALVGEVSKNILQLGDEVYVKVKNADLVKKQLDFWYIRKNE; encoded by the coding sequence ATGAATAAGAAACCAAGAAAAATGGGTAAAAAAAGTAAAGATTTTACCGCACAAATTTTTAAAATACTTTCAAAAGAGCCTTCAAAGTCTTTTAACTATAAACAAATTGCTGCTATTTTAGAATTAAAAGATACTAAAAGTAGAAATGAAATTATTAGAGATCTAAAAGTATTAAAGGCTCAAGATAAAATTCATGAAACTGAAATAGGTAAATATCAAGTAATTTCTAAAGCAGAATATTATGAAGGATATTTAGATATGAATTCTCGTAAATCAGGATATTTTGTATGTGATGAATTAGAAGAAGATGTTTATGTACCTAAACAAAATTTGAATCATGCTTTAGATAAAGATAAAGTAAAAGTTTATGTGTATAACAGAAGAAGTTCGCGTAAGCCAGAAGCTGAAGTATTAGAAATATTAGAAAGAGCAAAGACTGAATTTGTTGGAGTTATCGATATTCAAAAGAATTTTGCATTTGTAACCACTACAAATGCTAAAATGTACACTGATATTTTTATACCAAAAAATAAATTAGGAGAAGCTCAAAATGGAGATGTAGTATTAGTAGAAATGGAAGATTGGCCTAAAAAAGCCGATTCTCCTTTTGGAAAAGTAATAAAAGTACTTGGAAAACCAGGAGAACACAATACTGAAATTCATGCTATTTTAGCCGAATATGGTTTACCTTATGATTTTCCTATCGAAGTAGAAGCTTATGCTAATAAAATTGATACGTCAATAACAACTGAAGAGATAGCAAAACGAAGAGACATGAGAAATGTTTTAACGTTTACTATTGATCCTAAAGATGCTAAAGATTTTGATGATGCCTTATCGTTTCAAGTTTTAGATAATGGAAATTATGAAATAGGTGTTCATATTGCCGATGTGTCACATTATTTACAAGAAGGAACTATTTTAGATGAAGAAGCATATAATAGAGCAACTTCTGTTTACCTTGTAGATAGAGTAGTTCCTATGCTTCCTGAGGTACTTTCTAATTTTGCTTGTTCATTACGTCCACATGAAGAAAAATATACTTTCTCAGCCGTTTTTCAGTTAAATAATAAAGCGGAAGTTATAGATTCATGGTTTGGAAGAACTGTTATTTATTCTGATCAACGTTTTTCTTATGAAGAAGCGCAAAGTATTATTGAAAGTAAATCAGATATTATTCCAGCCGAAATTTCATTAACAGGAAAAGAATATAGAGTTCCTCAACCAATTGTAGAAGCAACATTAAAACAAGATGAATTAGCTAAAATTCTTCGTAGAAAAAGAATGTCTAATGGTGCAATATCTTTTGATAAAGTAGAAGTTAAATTTCATTTAAATCAAGAAGCTGAGCCAACAGGTGTTTACTTTAAGGTTGCTAAAGATGCTAATCATCTTATTGAAGAATTTATGTTATTAGCTAATAGAAAAGTAGCAGAATTCATTGGAAAACAGAAAAAAACATTTGTATATCGTATTCATGATGAACCTAATGAAGATAAATTAATGAACCTTCAAGCTGTAATTTCTAAGTTTGGATATTCTATTAATTTTAAATCTAAAAAAGATATTTCAAGTTCTCTAAATAGTTTATTAACAGAAGTTCAAGGTAAAAAAGAACAAAATTTAGTTGATACTTTAGCAATTAGAACTATGAGTAAAGCAGTTTACTCTACTGAAAATATAGGACATTATGGTTTAGCTTTTGATTATTATAGTCATTTTACTTCTCCAATTCGTCGTTATCCAGATGTTATGGCACACCGTTTGCTACAACATTATTTAGATGGTGGGAAAAGTGTTAGTGAAGAAGATTATGAAGCAAAATGTCATCATTCATCTGATATGGAAAATTTAGCAGCTCAGGCAGAGAGAGATTCTATTAAATATATGCAAGTTAAATACATGCAGGATCATAAAGATGAAGAATTTTTAGGAGTAATTTCTGGTGTAACTGAATGGGGAATTTATGTTGAAATTATTGAAAATAAATGTGAAGGAATGTGCCGTATTCGTGAAATAAAAGACGATTATTATACATTTGATGACAAACAATATGCATTAGTAGGTGAAGTTTCTAAAAATATTTTACAATTAGGAGATGAAGTTTACGTTAAAGTGAAAAATGCAGATTTAGTTAAAAAACAATTGGATTTTTGGTACATAAGAAAAAATGAATAA
- a CDS encoding putative signal transducing protein: MKNYITVAIFNFQHETYIVKNLLEQEDIQHFFENETLVSIDPFASIAYGGIKLKVHPNDIKRTKEILDSLKNDNHLKIV, encoded by the coding sequence ATGAAAAATTATATAACAGTTGCTATTTTTAATTTCCAACATGAAACTTATATTGTTAAAAATCTTCTAGAACAGGAAGATATTCAACACTTTTTTGAAAACGAAACATTAGTTTCAATAGATCCTTTTGCATCTATCGCTTATGGAGGAATAAAACTAAAAGTGCATCCAAACGATATTAAAAGAACTAAAGAAATTTTAGATAGTCTAAAAAATGACAATCATTTAAAAATTGTTTAG
- the rpiB gene encoding ribose 5-phosphate isomerase B — MIISIGNDHAGPNYKNAIVTFLKEKGYTIINHGTDTFDSVDYPDFGHAVANDVESKKANFGIVICGSGNGIAMTVNKHQDIRAALCWTKEIAELARLHNDANILSIPARFTSIEQAVQMVDVFLSTAFEGGRHANRVNKIACK; from the coding sequence ATGATTATATCAATAGGAAACGATCATGCTGGTCCAAATTATAAAAATGCAATCGTTACATTTTTAAAAGAAAAAGGATATACAATTATTAATCATGGAACAGATACTTTTGATAGTGTAGATTATCCAGATTTTGGTCATGCAGTTGCAAATGATGTTGAAAGTAAAAAAGCAAATTTTGGAATTGTAATTTGCGGTTCTGGAAATGGAATTGCTATGACAGTTAATAAACATCAAGATATAAGAGCAGCACTTTGTTGGACAAAAGAAATTGCAGAATTAGCACGTTTACATAATGATGCAAATATTTTAAGTATTCCAGCTCGTTTTACTTCTATAGAACAAGCAGTTCAAATGGTTGATGTATTTTTATCAACAGCTTTTGAAGGTGGAAGACATGCAAATAGAGTAAATAAGATTGCTTGTAAATAA
- a CDS encoding M15 family metallopeptidase, with amino-acid sequence MKIISKYNIQKLYFKKITFILFSILIIACKKEIKENKNNLELEKSEDTILKSFEIKKEKTIPFLHTLNDTSFVNIKDYSSDFILDMKYATTDNFLHQKVYDCSDCYLLKNTALALIKANREFIKKGYRIKIFDCYRPLDIQKKMWEILPRTNYVANPKKGSKHNRGAAVDLTLVDSLGNELDMGTKFDFFGKEAHHDYINHTEEVLQNRKLLKETLLKYNFKFIYSEWWHYEFRPDRHSKNANFKWECD; translated from the coding sequence ATGAAGATTATTAGTAAATATAATATTCAAAAATTGTATTTTAAAAAAATCACATTTATACTATTTTCTATTTTAATTATAGCTTGTAAAAAAGAAATAAAAGAAAACAAGAATAACTTAGAATTAGAAAAATCAGAAGATACTATTCTTAAATCATTTGAAATAAAAAAAGAAAAAACTATTCCATTTTTACATACTTTAAATGACACTTCATTCGTAAATATTAAAGATTATAGTTCCGATTTTATTTTAGACATGAAATATGCAACAACAGATAATTTTTTACATCAAAAAGTATATGATTGTTCAGATTGTTATTTACTAAAAAATACAGCTTTAGCACTTATAAAAGCCAATAGAGAATTTATAAAAAAAGGATATCGTATTAAAATTTTTGATTGTTATAGACCATTAGATATTCAAAAAAAAATGTGGGAAATTCTTCCAAGAACAAATTATGTAGCTAATCCAAAAAAAGGATCTAAACATAATAGAGGAGCTGCTGTTGACCTAACTTTAGTAGATTCATTAGGAAATGAATTAGATATGGGAACCAAGTTTGATTTTTTTGGCAAAGAAGCACATCATGATTATATAAATCATACCGAAGAAGTTTTACAAAATCGAAAGTTATTAAAAGAAACATTACTTAAGTACAACTTTAAATTTATTTATTCCGAATGGTGGCATTATGAATTTCGACCAGATAGACATTCAAAGAATGCTAATTTTAAATGGGAATGTGATTAA
- a CDS encoding Tex family protein: MNIIQFIQKQVDTTTKNIEATLQLLSEDCTIPFIARYRKDKTGNLDEVQIEDISKAKKQYDEICKRKESILKSIEEQNALTLELKQKIEASFDLQELEDFYLPYKKTRKTKADTARENGLEPLAKIIMAQNANDIDYIASKYLNDKVNNEDEALQGARDIIAEWINENIYIRKNLRRVFQRQGEITTKVIKTKKDEEGAQKFSQYFDWSESISKVPSHRLLAMLRAETEGFIKFKIEIDKEEALSFIEETIIKNKNEASNHLELAIKDSYKRLLEPAISNETLQEAKTKADIKAIDVFSENLRQLLLAPPLGEKRILAIDPGYRTGCKVVCLDEKGDLLNNETIYPHAPQNESAMAMKKIRSMVNAYGIEAISIGNGTASRETEFFIKKIAFDKPVQVFVVSEAGASVYSASKIAREEFSNYDVTVRGAVSIGRRLSDPLAELVKIDAKSIGVGQYQHDVDQTKLKEELDNTVIRCVNSVGININTASKSLLSYVSGIGEKMAENIVAYRSENGPFEDRKQLKKVPRLGEKAYQQAAAFIRIRDGKNPLDNSAVHPESYGVIEKMAKDLGIKTNELIANKEKINQIKPENYITEEIGILGLKDILKELEKPGLDPRKSAKVFEFDPNVRTIKDLKTGMILPGIVNNITAFGCFVDVGIKESGLVHISQLKEGYVSDVNEVVKLHQHVQVKVVEVDEARKRIQLTMIL; encoded by the coding sequence ATGAACATTATACAATTTATACAAAAACAAGTTGATACAACTACAAAAAATATAGAAGCAACACTTCAATTGTTATCAGAAGATTGTACAATTCCTTTTATAGCTCGATATAGAAAAGATAAAACAGGAAATTTAGATGAGGTTCAAATAGAAGACATTTCTAAAGCTAAAAAACAATATGATGAAATTTGTAAACGAAAAGAAAGCATTTTAAAATCAATAGAAGAACAAAATGCATTAACCTTGGAATTAAAACAAAAAATTGAAGCAAGTTTTGATTTACAAGAATTAGAAGATTTCTATTTACCATACAAAAAAACACGCAAAACAAAAGCAGATACAGCTCGTGAAAATGGATTAGAACCTTTAGCAAAAATCATTATGGCGCAAAATGCAAATGATATAGACTATATAGCTTCTAAATATTTAAATGATAAAGTAAATAATGAAGACGAAGCTTTACAAGGAGCTCGTGATATTATTGCAGAATGGATTAATGAAAACATTTACATTCGAAAAAATCTTAGACGTGTATTTCAACGACAAGGAGAAATAACGACAAAAGTTATAAAAACAAAAAAAGATGAAGAAGGTGCACAAAAATTTTCACAATATTTTGATTGGTCAGAATCTATTTCAAAAGTACCTTCACATCGTTTATTAGCAATGTTAAGAGCAGAAACAGAAGGATTTATAAAATTTAAAATAGAAATAGACAAAGAAGAAGCCCTTTCTTTTATTGAAGAAACAATCATAAAAAATAAAAACGAAGCATCAAATCATTTAGAATTAGCTATAAAAGATAGTTATAAAAGATTATTAGAACCAGCTATTTCAAATGAAACATTACAAGAAGCAAAAACAAAAGCAGATATAAAAGCAATTGATGTATTTTCAGAAAATTTACGCCAACTTTTATTAGCACCACCATTAGGAGAAAAACGCATTTTAGCTATAGATCCAGGTTATAGAACAGGATGTAAAGTAGTCTGTTTAGATGAAAAAGGGGATTTATTAAATAATGAAACTATTTACCCTCATGCACCACAAAATGAGAGCGCTATGGCAATGAAAAAAATCCGTTCTATGGTAAATGCTTATGGAATTGAAGCTATTTCTATTGGAAACGGAACAGCATCTAGGGAAACAGAATTTTTTATTAAAAAAATTGCTTTTGACAAACCAGTACAAGTTTTTGTAGTTTCAGAAGCAGGAGCATCAGTATATTCCGCAAGTAAAATAGCACGTGAAGAATTTTCAAATTATGATGTAACAGTTCGTGGAGCTGTTTCTATAGGAAGAAGACTTTCAGATCCTTTAGCAGAATTAGTAAAAATTGATGCTAAATCTATAGGAGTAGGACAATATCAGCACGATGTAGACCAAACTAAATTAAAAGAAGAACTAGATAATACTGTAATTCGTTGTGTAAACTCCGTTGGAATTAATATCAACACAGCTAGTAAATCGTTATTAAGTTACGTCTCTGGAATCGGAGAAAAAATGGCAGAAAACATTGTTGCTTATCGTTCTGAAAATGGTCCATTTGAAGACAGAAAACAACTTAAAAAAGTACCAAGACTTGGAGAAAAAGCATATCAGCAAGCAGCAGCTTTTATTAGAATTAGAGATGGTAAAAATCCATTAGATAATTCAGCAGTACATCCTGAATCTTATGGAGTTATTGAAAAAATGGCCAAAGATTTAGGTATAAAAACTAACGAATTAATTGCAAATAAAGAAAAAATTAATCAAATAAAACCTGAAAATTATATTACAGAAGAAATAGGAATTTTAGGTTTAAAAGATATTTTAAAAGAGTTAGAAAAACCAGGATTAGATCCAAGAAAATCTGCAAAAGTATTTGAATTTGATCCAAATGTTAGAACTATAAAAGATTTAAAAACAGGAATGATTTTACCAGGAATTGTAAATAATATTACGGCTTTTGGATGTTTTGTAGATGTAGGAATAAAAGAAAGTGGATTAGTCCATATTTCGCAACTAAAAGAAGGATATGTTTCCGATGTAAATGAAGTAGTAAAATTACACCAACATGTCCAAGTAAAAGTTGTTGAGGTTGATGAAGCCCGAAAAAGAATTCAATTGACGATGATATTGTAA
- the tatA gene encoding twin-arginine translocase TatA/TatE family subunit, which yields MNALTIFLGVIGGPQIILIIVALLLLFGGKKIPELMKGLGSGIKEFKNAAKDEDQKVSKKEDETKE from the coding sequence ATGAATGCATTAACTATATTTTTAGGTGTTATTGGTGGGCCACAAATAATATTAATTATTGTTGCTCTATTATTGCTTTTTGGTGGTAAAAAAATTCCTGAGCTAATGAAAGGACTTGGAAGCGGAATTAAAGAATTCAAAAACGCAGCAAAAGACGAAGATCAAAAAGTTTCTAAAAAAGAAGATGAAACTAAAGAATAA
- a CDS encoding murein hydrolase activator EnvC family protein, producing the protein MARKRIKRQLLLKKLFNKRRLVILNEDTFEETFSLKLNLMNVFVVVTLSAIFLIGITTYIIAFTPLREYIPGYASTQLKKNAIDLAIKSDSLEKSFELNNAYIASIKKVLAGDLEYAKLNKDSLIITEKQAVDEKGLAVSEVEKELREKVIEEDKYNVFETAKPKVNFILFPPAQGTIIEKYSAKNNHLAVKIALANNTPIKTVGTGTIIFSDWTPSHGYVIIVEHQEGILSVYKNAASVTKKQGDTVKSGEVIALAGNTSKQDSSISLHFELWKDGFPIDPTQFINFQ; encoded by the coding sequence ATGGCAAGAAAGAGAATAAAAAGACAATTACTTTTAAAAAAACTATTCAATAAGAGAAGATTAGTAATTCTCAATGAAGATACATTTGAAGAAACATTCTCTTTAAAGCTTAATTTAATGAATGTTTTTGTAGTTGTTACCTTGTCTGCTATTTTTTTAATAGGAATAACCACATATATTATTGCATTTACACCTTTGAGAGAATATATTCCAGGTTATGCTTCTACACAATTAAAGAAAAATGCAATTGATTTAGCTATAAAATCAGATTCTTTAGAAAAATCATTTGAACTAAATAATGCATATATAGCTTCAATAAAAAAAGTTTTAGCGGGTGATTTAGAATATGCAAAATTGAATAAAGATTCATTAATTATAACTGAGAAACAAGCTGTAGATGAAAAAGGATTAGCCGTTTCAGAAGTAGAAAAAGAATTAAGAGAAAAAGTTATAGAAGAAGATAAATATAATGTTTTTGAAACTGCAAAACCAAAAGTAAATTTTATCTTATTTCCACCAGCTCAAGGAACTATAATTGAAAAATATAGTGCAAAAAATAATCATTTAGCTGTAAAGATTGCTTTAGCAAATAACACTCCTATAAAAACAGTAGGAACAGGAACGATAATTTTTTCAGATTGGACACCATCTCATGGATATGTAATTATAGTTGAACATCAAGAAGGCATTTTATCTGTTTATAAGAATGCTGCTTCAGTGACTAAAAAACAAGGAGATACTGTTAAATCAGGAGAAGTAATAGCATTAGCAGGTAATACTTCAAAACAAGATTCAAGTATAAGCCTTCATTTTGAATTATGGAAAGATGGCTTTCCTATAGATCCTACTCAGTTTATTAATTTTCAATAA
- a CDS encoding GH3 auxin-responsive promoter family protein, which produces MSIKTFAAKLFARQVYYTTQKWVNNPIETQKKIFHELITLAQETQFGKDHQFNKIKNFEDFKKQVPVRDYEQLKPYIDKVVKGEENVLWKGKPLYFAKTSGTTSGAKYIPLTKESMPFHIQAARNAILSYINETGKADFVSGKMIFLQGSPILEEKNGINLGRLSGIVAHYVPKYLQKNRMPSWETNCIEDWETKVDAIVKETINENMSVISGIPSWVQMYFEKLQKKANKPVGEIFKNFNLFIYGGVNYEPYRAKFENLIGRKVDSIELFPASEGFFAYQDTQTEKGMLLLLNSGIFYEFIKADEFYTEKPNRYTIGEVELGINYVLIISTNAGLWAYNIGDTIQFTSLKPYRIIVSGRIKHYISAFGEHVIGKEVESALQEAMQGTNIQINEFTVAPQISPEEGLPYHEWFIEFEKEPNNLEEFALQIDNAMRKQNVYYDDLIVGKVLRTLVISKVKKNGFQDYMKSIGKLGGQNKLPRLSDNRKIADKLKEM; this is translated from the coding sequence ATGTCAATAAAAACTTTTGCAGCAAAACTTTTTGCAAGGCAAGTTTACTACACTACTCAAAAATGGGTTAATAATCCAATAGAAACCCAAAAAAAAATCTTTCATGAGTTAATAACATTAGCCCAAGAAACTCAGTTTGGGAAAGATCACCAGTTTAATAAAATTAAAAATTTTGAAGATTTTAAAAAACAAGTTCCAGTAAGAGATTATGAACAGCTAAAGCCATATATTGATAAAGTAGTAAAAGGGGAAGAAAATGTACTTTGGAAAGGAAAACCACTTTATTTTGCTAAAACTTCAGGAACAACTTCAGGAGCAAAATATATTCCATTAACAAAAGAATCAATGCCTTTTCATATTCAAGCAGCTCGAAATGCTATTTTAAGCTATATTAATGAAACAGGCAAAGCTGATTTTGTTAGTGGTAAAATGATTTTTTTACAAGGAAGCCCTATTTTAGAAGAAAAAAATGGAATAAACCTAGGCAGATTATCAGGTATTGTAGCCCATTATGTTCCTAAATATTTACAAAAAAATAGAATGCCAAGTTGGGAAACTAATTGTATCGAAGATTGGGAAACTAAAGTAGACGCAATTGTTAAAGAAACAATTAATGAAAATATGTCAGTAATTTCAGGAATTCCTTCTTGGGTACAAATGTATTTTGAAAAATTACAAAAAAAGGCAAATAAACCAGTAGGAGAAATTTTTAAAAACTTTAATTTGTTTATTTATGGAGGCGTTAATTATGAACCATATAGAGCAAAATTTGAAAATTTAATTGGTAGAAAAGTAGATTCAATTGAGTTGTTTCCTGCTTCAGAAGGATTTTTTGCTTATCAAGATACACAAACAGAAAAAGGAATGTTACTTTTATTAAATTCAGGTATATTTTATGAATTTATAAAAGCAGATGAATTTTACACTGAAAAACCAAATCGATATACAATAGGAGAAGTAGAACTAGGTATAAATTATGTTTTAATTATTTCTACTAATGCCGGACTTTGGGCTTATAATATTGGAGATACAATTCAGTTTACAAGTCTTAAGCCTTATAGAATAATTGTTTCAGGGCGTATTAAACATTATATTTCTGCTTTTGGAGAACATGTTATAGGAAAAGAAGTTGAAAGTGCTCTTCAAGAAGCAATGCAAGGAACAAATATTCAAATAAATGAATTTACCGTTGCACCACAAATTTCTCCAGAAGAAGGATTACCCTATCACGAATGGTTTATTGAATTTGAAAAAGAACCTAATAATTTAGAAGAATTTGCATTACAAATAGATAATGCAATGAGAAAACAAAATGTTTATTATGACGATTTAATAGTTGGAAAAGTTCTAAGAACATTGGTTATTTCAAAAGTAAAGAAAAATGGATTCCAAGATTATATGAAATCTATCGGAAAATTAGGAGGACAAAACAAACTACCTAGATTAAGCGATAATAGAAAAATAGCAGATAAATTGAAAGAAATGTAA
- a CDS encoding DUF6909 family protein, with amino-acid sequence MKDIKNISRSRAQESSAAIERLYITMRHLFNRGFYKPMGVSGETLREGLLALRPEIYGSIAEEKVELNGLLYVIERLPIGIEECRYINLTSDEGYSNSHFKAIVPPKRRRNCYRIDDEQMNVEITRGRSDIYDILTHLTFIFIESHKIKDRVLIDDEGKVSRDWQKLEQVVNITKKLPLIEREKAISHAANVLGRTFAEVQAIYDDFATTDAPDRFLHVIYWLGKLAIEEIVDNNKRTITFSPILRERLGHHIYGDIWATNIKNVLQDNNLITRPIHIISANMHSVMNSIFAEPVLGKKYKDLAEYQIFEDLSSSSNKDLRKKVEEYAFRQGMISLPDTSGTNIDVQIFDTAKIDFKKTVFSNAKLTQEKPVIIVMDYAFGEQAFETIDELLKPFKSDKKNKILLNVESVSIMGKAGILQGGKGDIMIPNAHVNEGTADNYPFDNELTKEMFDGNGIPVFAGPMITVLGTSLQNRDLLKFFHESTWEAIGLEMEGAYYQKAIQSASKIRKSINPNVKVRYAYYASDNPLETGSTLASGGLGTTGVKPTYLITMKILEQIFNVK; translated from the coding sequence ATGAAGGACATTAAAAACATTTCGCGCTCAAGAGCGCAAGAGTCGTCAGCAGCTATTGAACGACTGTACATTACCATGAGACATTTATTTAATAGAGGTTTTTATAAACCAATGGGTGTGTCAGGTGAAACATTAAGAGAAGGACTTTTAGCACTTCGACCAGAAATTTATGGAAGTATTGCAGAAGAAAAAGTAGAACTTAACGGATTGTTATATGTAATAGAACGACTTCCAATAGGAATAGAAGAATGTCGTTATATTAATTTAACATCAGATGAAGGATACTCAAACTCACATTTTAAAGCAATTGTTCCTCCAAAAAGGAGACGTAATTGTTATAGAATTGATGATGAACAAATGAATGTTGAAATTACTCGAGGACGTTCAGATATTTATGATATTTTAACGCATTTAACATTCATTTTTATTGAATCGCATAAAATTAAAGATCGTGTTTTAATTGATGATGAAGGAAAAGTTTCTAGAGATTGGCAAAAATTAGAACAAGTAGTTAATATAACTAAAAAATTACCTTTAATAGAGCGTGAAAAAGCAATTTCCCATGCTGCAAATGTATTAGGAAGAACATTTGCAGAAGTTCAAGCAATATATGATGATTTTGCAACAACAGATGCTCCAGATCGATTTTTACACGTAATTTATTGGTTAGGAAAGTTAGCCATTGAAGAAATTGTAGATAATAATAAAAGAACAATTACTTTTAGTCCAATTTTAAGAGAAAGATTAGGACACCATATTTATGGAGATATATGGGCTACAAATATTAAAAACGTATTACAAGATAATAATTTAATTACTAGACCTATACATATTATAAGTGCTAATATGCATAGTGTGATGAATTCAATTTTTGCAGAACCTGTTTTAGGAAAAAAATATAAGGATTTAGCAGAGTATCAAATATTCGAAGATTTAAGTAGCTCAAGCAATAAAGACTTACGTAAAAAGGTTGAAGAATATGCTTTTAGACAAGGTATGATTTCATTGCCAGATACTTCAGGAACAAATATTGATGTTCAAATTTTTGATACTGCTAAAATTGATTTTAAGAAAACTGTTTTTTCAAATGCTAAATTAACACAAGAAAAACCAGTAATCATCGTTATGGATTATGCGTTTGGAGAACAAGCCTTTGAAACTATTGATGAATTATTAAAACCATTTAAATCAGATAAAAAAAATAAAATCCTTTTAAATGTAGAATCTGTTTCAATAATGGGTAAAGCGGGTATTTTACAAGGAGGTAAAGGAGATATTATGATTCCAAATGCTCATGTAAATGAAGGAACGGCAGATAATTATCCTTTTGATAATGAATTAACAAAAGAAATGTTTGATGGAAATGGAATTCCTGTTTTTGCAGGACCAATGATTACAGTTTTAGGAACATCACTTCAAAATAGAGATTTGTTGAAATTTTTTCATGAATCAACATGGGAAGCCATAGGATTAGAAATGGAAGGAGCTTATTATCAAAAAGCAATTCAATCGGCTTCAAAAATTAGAAAAAGTATCAATCCAAACGTAAAAGTAAGGTATGCATATTATGCGTCAGATAATCCATTAGAAACAGGAAGTACATTAGCTTCAGGAGGATTAGGAACAACAGGTGTAAAACCAACTTACTTAATTACAATGAAAATATTAGAACAAATATTTAACGTAAAATAA